A DNA window from Stenotrophomonas indicatrix contains the following coding sequences:
- a CDS encoding patatin-like phospholipase family protein, whose translation MSLFRPRVLLSVALLGLLAGCGGEEVRPTPPAQPTVVPQAKPVKIGIALGGGAAKGFAHIGVIKMLEANGFEPVVVSGTSAGSVVGALYASGMDAFQMQSKAVALDEASIRDVRLFSGGLVQGQKLQDYVNEQVANRPAERLKKPFAAVATQLETGERSIFVRGNVGQAVRASSSIPGVFEPVKIGGRNYIDGGVVSPVPVDAARQLGAEFVIAVDISSKASGKAPTGMLGIVNQSISIMGQRLGEQELARADIVIRPKVLDIGAADFSQRGTAILEGEKAAMAAMPQIRAKIQQLQKARAAALAPAPVAAPKCDEPSRLGKLMGRKEKC comes from the coding sequence ATGAGCCTGTTCCGCCCCCGCGTGCTGCTGTCCGTCGCCCTGCTCGGCCTGCTGGCCGGTTGCGGTGGTGAAGAGGTCCGCCCCACCCCGCCCGCGCAGCCCACCGTGGTTCCGCAGGCCAAGCCGGTGAAGATCGGCATCGCGCTCGGCGGCGGCGCGGCCAAGGGCTTTGCGCACATCGGCGTGATCAAGATGCTCGAGGCCAACGGCTTCGAACCGGTGGTGGTGTCCGGCACCAGTGCCGGCAGCGTGGTCGGCGCCCTGTATGCCAGCGGCATGGACGCCTTCCAGATGCAGAGCAAGGCGGTGGCGCTGGACGAAGCCAGCATCCGCGACGTGCGCCTGTTCTCCGGTGGCCTGGTGCAGGGCCAGAAGCTGCAGGACTACGTCAACGAACAGGTGGCCAACCGCCCGGCCGAGCGCCTGAAAAAGCCGTTCGCCGCCGTCGCCACCCAGCTGGAAACCGGCGAGCGTTCGATCTTCGTGCGCGGCAACGTCGGCCAGGCGGTACGCGCTTCCAGCAGCATCCCCGGCGTGTTCGAGCCGGTGAAGATCGGTGGCCGCAACTACATCGACGGCGGCGTGGTCAGCCCGGTGCCGGTGGATGCCGCACGACAGCTCGGTGCCGAGTTCGTGATCGCCGTGGACATCTCCAGCAAGGCCAGCGGCAAGGCACCGACCGGCATGCTCGGCATCGTCAACCAGTCGATCTCTATCATGGGCCAGCGCCTGGGCGAGCAGGAACTGGCGCGCGCCGACATCGTGATCCGGCCGAAGGTGCTGGACATCGGTGCTGCCGATTTCAGCCAGCGTGGCACGGCCATCCTGGAAGGCGAGAAGGCCGCGATGGCGGCGATGCCGCAGATCCGCGCCAAGATCCAGCAGCTGCAGAAGGCCCGCGCCGCCGCATTGGCACCGGCACCGGTGGCGGCGCCCAAGTGCGACGAGCCTTCGCGCCTGGGCAAGCTGATGGGCCGCAAGGAAAAGTGCTGA
- a CDS encoding TIGR00266 family protein, with product MTQWYFHAPGQADRVGPFDEDAARRFAQANPRALAWCQGMTGWTPVSEIAALQQAGTGTAPPPPMPAVTPAVATASTGGRADRIDFRIVGHEMQFVEIELDPGEGAVAEAGALMFKDASVQMDTVFGGGARSGQSGGFMDKVMAAGKRVLTGESLFATVYTQTGQGRGKVAFAAPYPGTVLAMKLDQHGGRLICQKDSFLAGARGVQIGVQFQRKIMTGLFGGEGFIMQKLEGDGWVFIHAGGCVVERELAAGERLDVDTGCIVAYHPTVDMDVRRVKGIRSVLFGGEGVFLATLTGPGKVWLQSLPFSRLAGRMWMAAPQGGGKSRGESSLLG from the coding sequence ATGACCCAGTGGTACTTCCATGCTCCCGGCCAGGCCGACCGTGTCGGTCCGTTCGACGAGGACGCCGCGCGCCGCTTCGCCCAGGCCAATCCGCGCGCGCTGGCCTGGTGCCAGGGCATGACAGGGTGGACACCGGTGTCCGAAATCGCCGCCCTGCAGCAGGCCGGCACCGGCACCGCGCCTCCGCCGCCGATGCCTGCAGTCACCCCTGCAGTCGCAACAGCCTCAACCGGCGGCCGCGCCGACCGCATCGACTTCCGCATCGTCGGCCATGAAATGCAGTTCGTGGAAATCGAGCTGGATCCCGGCGAAGGTGCGGTGGCCGAGGCCGGCGCGCTGATGTTCAAGGATGCCTCGGTGCAGATGGACACCGTATTCGGCGGCGGCGCGCGCAGCGGCCAGAGTGGCGGTTTCATGGACAAGGTGATGGCGGCCGGCAAGCGCGTGCTGACCGGTGAAAGCCTGTTTGCCACCGTCTACACGCAGACCGGCCAGGGCCGCGGCAAGGTCGCTTTCGCCGCGCCCTATCCCGGCACCGTGCTGGCGATGAAGCTGGACCAGCACGGCGGGCGCCTGATCTGCCAGAAGGACAGCTTCCTGGCGGGCGCGCGCGGCGTGCAGATCGGCGTGCAGTTCCAGCGCAAGATCATGACCGGCCTATTCGGCGGCGAGGGCTTCATCATGCAGAAGCTTGAAGGCGATGGCTGGGTGTTCATCCATGCCGGCGGCTGCGTGGTCGAGCGTGAGCTGGCCGCCGGCGAACGCCTGGACGTCGATACCGGCTGCATCGTCGCCTACCATCCGACCGTGGACATGGACGTGCGCCGGGTCAAAGGCATCCGAAGCGTGCTGTTCGGTGGCGAGGGTGTGTTCCTGGCCACCCTGACCGGGCCAGGCAAGGTCTGGCTGCAGTCGCTGCCGTTCTCGCGCCTGGCCGGCCGCATGTGGATGGCCGCGCCGCAGGGCGGCGGCAAGAGCCGCGGCGAGAGTTCGCTGCTGGGTTGA
- a CDS encoding TonB-dependent receptor, which yields MSPTRTSRGRSPVARPLVVALSALLPLVAAAQETPAAKDPVALDALQVTAQRRVENAKDVPVAISAIQGEKLDVLGSAGDDIRFLAARVPSLNIESSYGRAFPRFYIRGLGNTDFDLNASQPVSLVYDDVVQESPLLKGFPLFDLAGVEVLRGPQGTLFGRNTPAGVVKFDSARPSQDADGYVRVGYGSYNSWNVQGAYGGPLTDRWSARVSAIYQRRDDWVDNTRAGAPNSGFEGYDEAAGRVQFLYEGDDFEALFNLHKRKLNGTARLFRANIIEKGGNALVENFDRDKVANDGVNFSDLETWGGSARLQWNLGSVTLHSITGYETAESLNRGDIDGGYGAAFLGAGNSGPGLIPFSSESADGLPHHRQWTQEFRVESNEWGRFDWQAGVFYFDEDVTINNFNYDSLTPGNPQTGHVVQQQRNKAWAVFASGDFDVTDRFKLRAGVRYTQDKKDFSASVLQAVPFGTPVSGPYLANTDVNDVSWDVSGVYKLTDNVNAYARVAKGFRAPSIQGRLAFAPGLSQADSEKVISYEAGIKADLFERRARLGFSVFRYDVDGQQLIAVGGTNNTATLLNADKTIGQGVELDLEAYLADNVLLTFGSSYNDTEIKDKNLAVAVCGGGCTITDPTTVINGGTYALVNGNPLPQAPKWIHNATLRVGFPLSDGSELYAYTDWAYRSAVNFFIYESPEFRGRSSLEGGLRLGYNWDYGQYDVAVFGRNLTNQTRVVGAIDFNNLTGFLNEPRTWGVEFTAKF from the coding sequence ATGTCTCCGACCCGTACTTCCCGTGGCCGCTCTCCGGTCGCGCGCCCGCTCGTTGTCGCTCTTTCCGCCCTGCTGCCGCTGGTAGCAGCCGCCCAGGAAACCCCCGCCGCCAAGGATCCGGTCGCCCTCGATGCGCTGCAGGTGACTGCACAGCGTCGTGTCGAGAACGCCAAGGACGTGCCGGTTGCGATCAGCGCGATCCAGGGCGAAAAGCTCGACGTGCTCGGTTCGGCGGGCGATGACATCCGCTTCCTTGCTGCGCGCGTGCCGAGCCTCAACATCGAGTCGTCCTACGGCCGTGCCTTCCCGCGCTTCTACATCCGCGGCCTGGGCAATACCGATTTCGACCTCAATGCATCGCAGCCGGTCTCGCTGGTGTACGACGATGTGGTGCAGGAAAGCCCGCTGCTGAAGGGCTTCCCGCTGTTCGACCTGGCCGGCGTGGAAGTGCTGCGCGGCCCGCAGGGCACCCTGTTCGGGCGCAACACCCCGGCTGGCGTGGTCAAGTTCGATTCGGCGCGGCCGTCGCAGGATGCCGATGGCTACGTGCGCGTGGGCTATGGCAGCTACAACAGCTGGAACGTGCAGGGCGCCTACGGCGGCCCGCTGACCGACCGCTGGTCCGCACGCGTGTCGGCCATCTACCAGCGTCGTGACGACTGGGTCGACAACACCCGTGCCGGTGCGCCCAACAGTGGTTTTGAAGGCTATGACGAAGCCGCCGGCCGCGTGCAGTTCCTGTACGAAGGCGATGACTTCGAAGCGCTGTTCAACCTGCACAAGCGCAAGCTCAACGGCACCGCGCGCCTGTTCCGCGCCAACATCATCGAGAAGGGCGGCAACGCGCTGGTCGAGAACTTCGACCGCGACAAGGTCGCCAACGACGGCGTCAACTTCTCCGACCTGGAAACCTGGGGCGGCAGCGCGCGCCTGCAGTGGAACCTCGGTTCGGTGACCCTGCATTCGATCACCGGCTATGAGACCGCCGAATCGCTCAACCGCGGCGACATCGACGGTGGCTACGGCGCCGCGTTCCTCGGCGCGGGCAACTCCGGCCCGGGCCTGATTCCGTTCTCGTCCGAGTCGGCCGACGGCCTGCCGCACCACCGCCAGTGGACCCAGGAATTCCGCGTGGAATCCAACGAATGGGGCCGCTTCGACTGGCAGGCCGGCGTCTTCTACTTCGATGAAGACGTCACCATCAACAACTTCAACTACGACTCGCTGACCCCGGGCAACCCGCAGACCGGCCACGTCGTGCAGCAGCAGCGCAACAAGGCATGGGCGGTGTTCGCTTCGGGCGACTTCGATGTCACCGACCGCTTCAAGCTGCGTGCCGGCGTGCGCTATACGCAGGACAAGAAGGACTTCAGCGCCAGCGTGCTGCAGGCCGTGCCGTTCGGCACCCCGGTCAGCGGTCCGTACCTGGCCAACACCGACGTCAACGACGTCAGCTGGGATGTCAGCGGCGTGTACAAGCTGACCGACAACGTCAATGCTTATGCACGCGTGGCCAAGGGCTTCCGCGCACCGTCGATCCAGGGTCGCCTGGCGTTCGCACCGGGCCTGTCGCAGGCCGATTCGGAGAAGGTGATTTCGTACGAAGCCGGCATCAAGGCCGACCTGTTCGAACGTCGTGCGCGCCTGGGCTTCAGCGTGTTCCGCTATGACGTGGACGGCCAGCAGCTGATCGCCGTCGGTGGCACCAACAACACCGCCACCCTGCTCAACGCCGACAAGACCATCGGCCAGGGCGTGGAGCTGGACCTGGAAGCCTACCTGGCCGACAACGTGCTGCTGACCTTCGGCAGCAGCTACAACGACACCGAGATCAAGGACAAGAACCTGGCGGTGGCGGTCTGTGGCGGCGGCTGCACCATCACCGACCCGACCACGGTCATCAATGGCGGCACCTATGCGCTGGTCAACGGCAATCCGCTGCCGCAGGCACCGAAGTGGATCCACAACGCGACCCTGCGCGTGGGCTTCCCGCTCAGCGATGGCAGCGAGCTGTATGCCTACACCGACTGGGCCTACCGCAGTGCGGTCAACTTCTTCATCTACGAGTCGCCGGAATTCCGCGGCCGCAGTTCGCTGGAAGGTGGCCTGCGCCTGGGCTACAACTGGGATTACGGCCAGTACGACGTGGCCGTGTTCGGCCGCAACCTGACCAACCAGACCCGCGTGGTCGGCGCGATCGACTTCAACAACCTGACCGGCTTCCTCAACGAGCCGCGTACCTGGGGCGTGGAGTTCACCGCGAAGTTCTGA
- a CDS encoding acid phosphatase, giving the protein MSSILPPARPLLGLAIALSLAGCAATTTSKPTAVEANVTTKAVGYLDKTAVPASIDLVPAPPAAGSAAFALDEQVSREARALRGSPRFAQAGVDAELGFPEGANHFSCAADIDVDAVKTPALYRLLERSRIDASAATKAAKNTYQRPRPFMVNGEPTCSPKDEEGLRSNGSYPSGHTSIGWAWALILSEIAPDRADAIQARGRNYGESRLVCNVHWQSDILEGRFMGAAAVARLHDNAAFNSDLLAARREIAAARKAGLHSSRDCATENAVLKVRPQSAL; this is encoded by the coding sequence ATGTCGTCGATCCTCCCCCCTGCCCGGCCGCTGCTGGGCCTGGCCATCGCGTTGTCGCTGGCCGGCTGCGCCGCCACCACCACCAGCAAACCGACCGCCGTCGAAGCCAACGTCACCACCAAGGCCGTGGGCTACCTGGACAAGACCGCAGTGCCGGCCAGCATCGATCTGGTGCCGGCACCACCGGCCGCCGGCTCGGCGGCCTTTGCGCTGGACGAGCAGGTCAGCCGTGAAGCACGTGCGCTGCGCGGCAGCCCGCGTTTCGCCCAGGCCGGCGTCGATGCCGAACTCGGCTTTCCGGAAGGTGCCAACCATTTTTCCTGTGCCGCCGACATCGACGTGGATGCAGTGAAGACCCCCGCCCTGTACCGCCTGCTGGAGCGCAGCCGCATCGACGCCAGTGCTGCCACCAAGGCCGCCAAGAACACGTACCAGCGCCCCCGTCCGTTCATGGTCAACGGCGAGCCGACCTGCTCGCCGAAGGATGAGGAGGGGCTGCGCAGCAACGGCTCCTATCCGTCCGGTCACACCTCGATCGGCTGGGCATGGGCATTGATCCTGTCGGAGATCGCACCGGATCGCGCCGATGCCATCCAGGCGCGCGGCCGCAACTACGGCGAGAGTCGCCTGGTGTGCAACGTGCACTGGCAGAGCGACATCCTCGAAGGCCGCTTCATGGGCGCCGCCGCCGTGGCCCGCCTGCATGACAACGCGGCGTTCAACAGCGACCTGCTTGCCGCGCGCAGGGAGATCGCTGCTGCGCGCAAGGCCGGCCTGCACTCCAGCCGCGACTGCGCCACCGAGAACGCGGTGCTGAAGGTGCGCCCGCAGAGCGCCTTGTAA
- a CDS encoding DUF4785 domain-containing protein, whose translation MTIHSTLLAAAVLAVLSTASAQAAQPLRVAAGDQIPAGLVAAPLPADESEHAPLAFAWALDPAQPLQAPGPQAAISRSYWQQVDAAELQRGLELPLSAPDAVIQLSPAPGARALPASSLQVRDPAGRSSVARSVDARQLQDAGMPVGDGSSMLRTGTTSAAGVYRLQSAQAQGRYVVQVLEPNSPLRLEVQASQAQVLAGGNVQLQARLLEDGASAAALRTRRDSLGGEALLVAPDGRSWPQRLLRTTDGSLRAQVRIPAEASNTQGLWELQVFAQADGVLRDGKVAFAVARPTARFVGQAMPDPSSRQVSLPLQVAAAGRYEARGTLYATAANGQLQPVAQAHAAAWFDGPGRGALVLPFDQAALPAGFGAPYELRDLQLQDQSRMAPIESRALALRF comes from the coding sequence ATGACGATCCATTCCACCCTGCTGGCTGCCGCCGTGCTGGCGGTCCTTTCCACTGCATCGGCGCAGGCCGCGCAGCCGCTGCGTGTTGCCGCAGGCGACCAGATTCCCGCCGGCCTGGTTGCCGCGCCGCTGCCTGCCGATGAAAGCGAGCACGCGCCGCTGGCCTTCGCCTGGGCGCTGGACCCGGCACAGCCACTGCAGGCTCCCGGTCCCCAGGCCGCCATCAGCCGCAGCTACTGGCAGCAGGTCGACGCTGCCGAACTGCAGCGCGGCCTGGAACTGCCCCTGAGCGCACCGGATGCGGTGATCCAGCTCAGCCCGGCGCCGGGCGCCCGCGCGCTGCCGGCAAGCTCGCTGCAGGTACGTGATCCGGCGGGGCGCAGCAGCGTCGCGCGCAGTGTCGACGCACGCCAGCTGCAGGATGCGGGCATGCCGGTCGGTGATGGCAGCAGCATGCTGCGCACCGGTACCACCAGCGCGGCCGGTGTTTACCGCCTGCAGAGTGCGCAGGCGCAGGGCCGCTATGTGGTGCAGGTGCTGGAGCCCAACAGCCCGCTGCGGTTGGAAGTGCAGGCCAGCCAGGCGCAGGTGCTGGCCGGAGGCAACGTGCAGCTGCAGGCGCGTCTGCTGGAAGATGGTGCCAGCGCGGCGGCGTTGCGCACACGGCGTGACAGCCTCGGCGGTGAAGCGCTGCTGGTCGCACCCGATGGCCGCAGCTGGCCGCAGCGGTTGCTGCGCACCACCGATGGCAGCCTGCGTGCACAGGTAAGGATTCCGGCCGAGGCCAGCAACACGCAGGGCCTGTGGGAACTGCAGGTGTTCGCCCAGGCCGACGGCGTGCTGCGCGATGGCAAGGTCGCCTTCGCGGTGGCCAGGCCGACTGCCCGCTTCGTCGGCCAGGCCATGCCCGATCCCTCCAGCCGCCAGGTCAGTCTGCCGTTGCAGGTGGCCGCCGCTGGCCGCTACGAGGCGCGCGGCACCCTGTATGCCACCGCAGCCAACGGCCAGTTGCAGCCGGTGGCGCAGGCGCATGCCGCAGCGTGGTTCGATGGCCCGGGCCGCGGCGCGCTGGTACTGCCCTTCGACCAGGCCGCGTTGCCTGCCGGCTTCGGTGCGCCCTATGAACTGCGCGACCTGCAGCTGCAGGACCAGAGCCGGATGGCACCGATCGAGTCGCGCGCGCTGGCGTTGCGGTTCTGA
- a CDS encoding ABC transporter ATP-binding protein: MRGQVKVLHGLSLRIAQGQHTALLGPNGCGKSTFIKLITRELYPLAQADGTVAVKVLGQNRWQVDRLRSQLGIVTGDLSSNLADMPGLTVEQAVLSGFFASYMVPAFREVTADMRMRVGETLAMTGASGLRERAYAELSAGETRRVLIARALVNRPQALLLDEPSTGLDLVARQQLIATMRVLAQQGITLVLVTHHIEEVIPEIERVVLLRDGRVVADGARAELLRDEPLSAVFGGAITVVEQEGRLTAYAG; the protein is encoded by the coding sequence ATGCGCGGCCAGGTGAAGGTCCTGCACGGGCTGAGCCTGCGCATCGCGCAGGGCCAGCACACCGCCCTGCTCGGCCCCAATGGCTGTGGCAAGTCCACCTTCATCAAGCTGATCACCCGCGAGCTGTACCCGCTGGCGCAGGCCGACGGCACGGTGGCGGTGAAGGTGCTGGGGCAGAACCGCTGGCAGGTCGACCGGCTGCGTTCGCAGCTGGGCATCGTCACCGGTGACCTCAGCAGCAACCTGGCCGACATGCCGGGTCTGACGGTGGAGCAGGCGGTACTGTCGGGGTTCTTCGCCAGCTACATGGTGCCGGCCTTCCGCGAGGTCACCGCCGATATGCGCATGCGGGTGGGCGAGACGCTGGCGATGACCGGTGCGTCGGGCCTGCGTGAGCGTGCCTACGCCGAACTGTCGGCCGGCGAGACCCGCCGCGTGCTGATCGCCCGCGCGCTGGTCAACCGGCCGCAGGCGCTGCTGCTGGATGAACCCTCCACCGGGCTGGACCTGGTCGCCCGGCAGCAGTTGATCGCCACCATGCGCGTGCTTGCGCAGCAGGGCATCACCCTGGTGCTGGTCACCCACCACATCGAGGAAGTGATTCCCGAGATCGAGCGCGTGGTGCTGCTGCGCGACGGCCGCGTGGTGGCCGATGGAGCGCGCGCCGAGCTGCTGCGCGACGAACCGCTGTCGGCCGTGTTCGGCGGCGCGATCACGGTGGTGGAACAGGAAGGACGGCTGACCGCGTACGCGGGGTGA